A stretch of DNA from Archocentrus centrarchus isolate MPI-CPG fArcCen1 unplaced genomic scaffold, fArcCen1 scaffold_53_ctg1, whole genome shotgun sequence:
taaattaatatttctcatgttaaatatttaaatgtgattaaaatgtgattaattttgattaattaattacaaatcttctaattaattcgatttatttttttcaatcgagtcccacccctagtttaaACATGATCACATTGAGGTTTGTTACATGGAAAGTACACAGAGTTGGTTTGAGTGATAAGacacaaaaaaattttaatctgTTTAATGATTTACAGGCATTAAAACACGTGTAAATCCCACTGGTAACATCACTCATGATCcacaacaaatatataaatctttcaaatattttcatgaagcttcatactcatcacagattaatccatctgatccTGCCACTGAAGAATTTCTtattaatataaatctaccaaaacgaAATGATGAATAGGCTGTGGCTCGTGATTCAcctctttcatcatctgaattttatgaagcagtacagcatctcccaataataaagccccaggcccagatgattttccagcagagttttataaagaattttgttCTGTGCTAGCACCTACTACACCTAGAATggtgctaacattagcctgctccttaaaccaggcaaagaccccacattcCCATCCAGCTACCGCCCAATCTCActcattaatgtagaccttaaaataatttgcaaagcccttgccgaAAGATTAgaaagttttatttcatttataatacatgCAGATCacacaggttttatcaagggttgGCACTCAGCCAACAATACACcaactaataaacataatagactattgttccattaacaaattagaaaccacagttgtctatTTAgctgcagaaaaggcatttgaccaaattggaaatttttactagcagttctacatAAATTTGGATTTAGTTCATCCTTCATAAACTGGACCAAAacactatacagctctccaaatgcatgtGTTAAGACAAATTATACTTCCCACCTGGGATAGGGGCTATAGCAGCTAGATTCAGGGGTTAGCACTGTAATCTCAAAGTGACAAGATCTGTGCTCTCTAAAACCCCGATAGCATGCCtgagtgggttttctccaggtgctcCTACCATCAAAAGGACATGTAAGGTTACGAACacaaatacctttattagtcccacaatggggaaattacagttacagtaacagaacaaccatccaagaaatacaaacacagagacaaacataaCAGCCATAATTGGTCCAGGACACTCTTGCAAAGATAATCtcaagagtttcacttcctgtttattaaaaaaacagtaaaacaaaagcTTAAGAAACCGAATCACTGCACATTAAGTTGTTAGCATTGTGATCTCTGCTCAAACACTGGAAAGATGTTTAAAATTCAGGCCTTAGGAAATTTCCAGGAAAATGTAAGACTAGCAGTAAAgcaaaaaagacacaaacttcaatgaaagttacattttcGTTTTATTATAGACTTTTTCTATTTATCATCAAACCTCATTTTCAACAGTACATTACAGTGCTACAAATTCTCTTTAACTATTGTATGCACCAGTaaagaaattttattttattttttaagtggtTCTTTAATTAAGCCAGCTGTATTTACACTTGTAGCTTTATGCTGAATGCCCACTGTTCTCTTTAATGGTTTCCAAAAAGCATTCTTTAGACTTAATATCTTCTAGATGATTGAAACTGAAAGTCAGCCTACTGGTTTATTTAGAGATGAGTGGGCCAGTGAGAACGCAACATCTACCCACAGTAAAAAGAGAACAATAATAAATCTACACTCAAACAGCAACGaactcacttaaaaaaaaaaaaaagaaattaaacaaaaatattggtgattttaaattgcctaTAGGTTTGAAGTCTTATTCTCACTTCAGGTTTCCTACAAACACATCTCAACAGcagaaccagtaacaccagtagAATCACAGCTGTGACTGATCCAATGATTACCAACAAAACAAGAATAAGATTGAAACCAGGAGGAgaggtggatgtaggtggaggtgtggtggtgtgtctctctaaaataaagcaaacacagtcattaagttatggtcacattgtgaatgttgaaacctgcagaaacacagacaggtgagtgtgtcacctgtgacagtgatccagctggatggagactctccatgaccgctgatgtcacacttgtagaggccttcatcagacctggaaacatgctggatggtcatgtgacctgtagccGCTTTCCCGATGAAGatgccatctttatagaaagcagctgtgaggttggagggagtggtctttgtttgacagagcagagtgacgtcatctccctccatcacagggaggacaggacactgcaggatcactgatccacctcaaaacagagacaaactacagcatttcatccatttacacacagcttcatcaacactaactccacacactcagcttaccagagactgtgaggttaaccatgttactgatggcaccctctctggactcacaccagtaaacgcCACTCTCCAGTGGGTCAATGTAGCTGATGTCACAGGAAGAACCAGTTAGTTTTCCAAACCCATTTCCACACTCAGCTCTGGTttctgtgcttgtgtttctcctcaaagtccatccagcagagctgtcgtcctcctcacagctcagagtcacAAAGGCATCTGCAAACAGCTGAGATGTTTTTGAACTCACACTAAGATGAGctgtgagggagagaggagaatATTGGTTCATTATCATCCACCCTttttcaaataaacaaaaatatttagtgTACTTGTTTAACATTTAtgatgaggcaaaaaaaaatcttcttatGGTTGAACTGTTTGCCCTGCCtaggatagggttactggggccccatgCTGGAGCCAGACCTGGGGAGGGACCTCGAGGGGAGCatctggtggctgggcattagccAGTGGTGCCCAGCCAGGCACAGCCTGAAGAGAAGACATGGGCCCAccttcctgtaggcccaccatcTGCAGGGGGCATCATAGGGGTTGGATGTATGTTGGAGTTTTCCCCTGTAGACGAGAGGCTTGCTTTCCTGTGCCtttgggctggggaacgggtcctgactgttgtttgcgcttatgtgccaaatgacagttcagagtacacAACCTTCTTGAAATAACTGAGCAaggtgctcgagggtgctccatccggtgactccatcgtcttgctgggagacttcaacactcatgtggacaatgacagtgagaccaatcgtgattgggaggaacggcctgcccaatctaaacccgaatggtgttttgttatagGACTTCtttgcaaaccacagtttgtttgaacataaggatgtccataagtgcacatggcagcaggacaccctaggttgcaggttgacgatcaattttgtaatcgtataaCCAGATCTGCGGTCATATGTTATGGAGCTGAGCTGCCAATTGATCACCACATGGTGAAGAAGGATTCCTGTTGGGCTTGGTTAGGCTGTGGGACTCaggaggcagctgacgggtaaTGGCAAGCCAAGCGGAACACGGCtcgggaaaaacaaaacaaaaacttgagTCTGGAaagagtttggtgaggccatggaaaaagacattCAGACGGCCTCAAAGTGACTCTGGCAAACAGTCAGGATTCACATATCagcggtgctctactcataGTCTATAGTGCAGCTGGGGTGCTGCCGACTTCAACTGAGGTTAgagtcaggtggtggaaggaatactttgcaGACCTCcataatcccactgacacaccttctgtagtggagtctggggacaagggggCTGACCTGCTTATCACTGggagtgaggtcactgaggtagttaaacaacgcgttggtggcagggcccctgggatGAATGAGATTAGCCCTGAGTTCCGGAGGATTCTGGATGTTATAGTGCTGTCTTgattgacacgcctctgcaacatcatgtggaaatctggggcagtgccacagGATTGGCAAACAAGgatggtggtccccatctttaagaagggagactggagggtgtggtCCAGCTactgggggatcacactcctcagccttcccagtaaggtctatgccaggttTCTGGAATCTAGGGTCCATTTATTGGTCAAAACTCGGATTTAAGAGggaaaaatgcagttttcattctGGTTGCGGAAccctggaccagctcttcaatCTCTCACGGAGTTTttccatccagtctacatgtgctttgtggacttggagaaggcattccaCTGCAACCCTCAGAAGAAAACACCATAGTTCACGTTGTCCCCCAATTTTTTTCCAATGTGgcctgattgattgattgtgggaaaaaaaaaacatgattctgATAATCTTGGTCAATGACTATAATCTCACTTGTTATTCATCAACATAACAAAGATActgttttttatgtgaaataTCAGATGTCGTATAGAAATTTACAcgtaattcaaataaaaataaatgaaggtgAAAGCAGGTTGATGTACAGTGGAACACCTAGTTGTCCGGTACGGACAGACACTAAACTATGTGGCATTAccaaaaaaactgaagttcCTCTAATATCTACTTGAGGCTTTCTCCAAAAGTAAGTTAGCCCTTGTtgtcatgttaaaatgtccaacttcaTAGcagaaataagcatgtttacagcctgctacagaaaaaagaaaagtttttgcTGGTGTTGTGGTGTCTAATCTGCtatgttaaactgcatctatgtGTGCTTTTTTCCTGTAGAATGGAGGCCTTGACTTCAGGCCTGTGTTGAGCTTGTCCAAAAAAGGATAGCTCAGAATGAGCATATAGtttccatcaccacagtggTATGAGACATTGTAGCACCTCGTTGGGCTCTCTCCAAAAAAAGGAATGACCATACATACAGTAAACAAGCTGAAGATTGGTTGAAGCCCTTTTCCATATAATAGTATGTATGGTAGAAATCAAGAATGTGGGAGTTGGCTATGAAGAAAGCAGTATATAACTCTTGCCATTTCCCTTTTTCTTGTGAGTAAGGATGATTGGCTGTTCCTGTCCCAGATGTCTTTGTAGAACCATTTGTTGATATTGTCTGTACTGCAATAAACTTCAAGTGTACACTGAGAGTTTGTTGCAAGGGATTTCTTCGAGAGCATGCACGCCCAGCAAAGACACAGCAGTATAAACACTCATATCAAGtccaagtgttttgttttttgtctttttttgtggcTGTTTTCATTGATAGATGTCACAAGATCATCTGGAGCTGATTAGCATCTGTTAGGCCTAATTTTGGTTCATTAACATTATGCCGCCAAACATGTCATCGGCAACACAGCGTACTAAAAAAAGTGGTGTCATCCATGGATTTCTGGCAAAAATTACCACAATAACTCAatagtttaaggatataattccttcattattatgctcttcagtgccattagccaacacagtgcagcacagcacaagACAGTGCAGAGctgctacctaaactctgctcccagtgaggtagatcatctcgtcaatagttttacatcctcactgcgtacgactttggatactgtggctcttctaaaaaggaaagcttcaaatcagaagtgcctgactccatggtataattcgcaaacgcacagcttaaagcagataacccgaaagctggagaaggaatggcgtctcactaaattagaagatgctcatttggcctggaaaaagagtttgttgctctataaaaaaagccctccgtgaagttaggacatcttactactcatcattactactcaacattttatttattacactcacccatataatgcataccatGTATGCtatgtaccttaccggctacaaatgtatataatattttgatatctgtatatagtgttttgatgtgtgtgtatatgtgtgtatatgtaaatgtgtgtattgacattgatatatatatttatgtatatagtgcttatgtatatgtgtatagttttttgctattttatttgattttattctattctattttagttttagtttagttatttgttcttactcatcctttccattttttttctgtactgagctgctgtaatgcacaaatttccccgtcgtgggatcattaaagatttatcttatcttatcttatcttattaattgaagaaaataagaacaaccccaggtttcttttcagcactgtagccaggctgacaaagagtcagagctctgtagagctgagtattcctttcacgttaactagtagtgacttcatggatttctttacaaagaaaattttagacattagagaaaaaattattcaaaaccaTCTCGAAGATTTATCTttatgttcggctgctttcagcactgctggtatttgtttagactcttttgctccagttgatctttcagagttaacttcaatagttacttcctccaaaccagcagcatgtttattagatcccattcctactagactgttcaaagaagtctttccaattattgatgcttcaatcctAAAAATAATCAATCAGTTTTtcttagttggctatgtacctcaggccttcaaggtggctgtaaataaacctctacttaaaaagccatcacttgacccagctgtcttagctaattataggccaatctccaaccttccttttctctcaaagattcttgaaagagtagttgtaaaacagctaactagttaaactgcaagaatgtcttaaTGACATTCAGGCCTGGGTGACcttctaaattcagaaaaaaatggaagttcttgtgctcggtccaaaaaatcttagaaacatggtgtcaaaccagatacttactctggattcaattcaattcaattcaattcaatgcaaatttattttatttatatagcgccaaatcacaaaaaacagtccCTTCAAGGCATTTATTATTGTGGGTACAGACCCTACaatagagaaacagagaaaaccgaaacatcaaaacgaccccctatgagcagcacttggtgacagtcaGAAGGAAAAAttcacttttaacaggaagaaacctccagcagaaccaggctcagggaggggctgaagggagagaaaaaaagacatgctgtggaagagagccagagattaaaactaattaatgattaaattcagagtggagtataaacaaaataattaaagtgaatgaaaagaagcagtgcattatgggaacccccccacccccctcggcctatagcagcataactgacGGGTGGATTAGAGTCACCTGATCAAGCTCtgactataagcttgatcataaaggaaagttttaagcctaatcttaaaaatagagagggtgtctgtctcctgaatccaagctgggagctggttccacagaagaggggcctgaaagctgaaggctctgcctcccattctactcttaagtatcctaggaaccacaagtaagccagcagtctgagagcgaagtgctctgttggggtgatataaTACTATCGGGTCTTTGAGtaataagatggggcctgattattcaagacgttgtaggtgaggagaaggattttaaattctattctagatttaacagggagccaatgaagagaagccaatatgggagaaatatgctctctctttctagtccctgtcagtactctagctgcagcattttgggtcagctgaaggcttttcagggagcttttaggacagcctgataataatgaattttaatagtccaccctagaagtaataaatgcacaaattagtttttcagcatcagtctgagaaaggatatttctaattttaggaATATTGTGCAAATTCAAAGAAGAATTTGCACAACATAAATTTGCAGACATCTTTGTGTCTGtatagattctcagtcatccaggtcatagtagtctctggagcttgaaaaaggcgactggacttctttttgtttcttgaagatgtttcacctctcatctgaaaggcttcttcagttctcagccaaatggtggagagacccaggtatttaaacccctgtgggcgtagtcccctggaggtggttatgaccctctattgatcatgtgcgtaaacacatgtgcccaggtgtgaagggggcgtgggtgtctgctgtccagtgcagtgaagagtgcttggacctctacattggtgaaaccaaacagcctcttcacaagcgaatggcacaacatagaagagccacctcgacaggacaagattcagcagtacatctgcatctgacggaaaaagggcactcttttgaggatgccaattttcacattttggacagggaagacagatggtttgaaagaggagtgaaagaagccatctatgtccactgtgaacaaccatcattgaacagaggaggtggattacgtcaccaactttcccccgcttacagtgctgtcctgagctcccttcccagacgtctcaacccccattcacacctttgttccagtgacctcaataggccacatgaaacaatagagtgaagtcctaaattggtttcaactgaaaccactgattaaaaacgacccacgcccccttcacacctgggcacatgtgtttacgcacatgaacaatagagggtcataaccacctccaggggactacgcccacaggggtttaaatacctgggtctctccaccatttggttgagaactgacgaagcctttcggatgagaggtgaaacatcttcaagaaacaaaaagaagtccagttgcttttttcaagctccagagactcctACATCTTTGCTTAATATGAGCATTGAAGAACATATCCTGGGGGGAGCATCTGGTGTACATTGACCCTCAGAGATATAATTACCAACCTCAAGGctggctagggagccgaattcctgataatgcagatgttgttttggaacaggctgcttgttatttttttcaacagccttcagtttcactggggaacccatacAGTAAATCCAATAGTCCAAATTGCAGTTGCCATCTTCTTCGCTATGCAGGACCAaactttatctccagatctaatccctttcgcctgcgagcacgttcacAGCTGGACTACGCATCcagcttgcggctcaggtccaacaggctctgagtctgagtctgaacaGCTCTGCATAGCCCATCCATCTGGTTCTGCTGACTCGGCAGACGCCAAACTTCTGctcagattttcttaatttcctagtaaatcaggtatcctccaagcccagaaAGAAGAGATGCCattaccaaaaagccgaatatgtctTCCACATCCTTGACCCACAGCACTGAGAGACACAGAGGTCTCCACATGCCCCACAAATCCACGAtatatccaaccgggtctgtttcACTAGGACatgcaggctcccctttccccgatctcatagggGAGAAAATATGAGCcatggtgtttagggcccagtttgccagatccatctTGTTTCTTATTCGATCAATGTGTAAGAGAGGCACTTTTCAGTAAGCAGGTTAGAAGGGGAaggcaggagagagaaaaagatgtgATCGTCTTCATTGAGAGCAGGATGAGTAATTAGGCCTTGACATggttcacacctactggctaaagaagctaactgcactccatgagtgtcttgcagcacaaatgaacaagCTTCTAAAGGCTAAGACATACCCAGAATGACTGACCAAAGGCCAGAGAGTCCTTATCTGCAGAAGCGACCACTCCCATCCTATTACCAGCCAATAAACTGCCTCAGTACAGCATGGAAGCTCCTggcaggcatcatagcagctaagttGAGCATTCAGATTGCTCAAAACATGAGTGGGACCCAGAAAAAAACTGGCAAAAGTACCAGAGGAGCAAAGCATCAGATACTGGTATATaaagcagtcactcaagactgtaagactaGACTGACAAACCTGTGCACCACATGGATTGATTagaagaaagcctatgactcaatgccgcacacatggatcctggaatgtcTAGAACTGTACAacatcaacaggaccctaagagccttcatcaaggaCTCactgggaatgtggagaacaataCTAGTTGCTAACTTTAAGCCacttgcacaagtcaacatcaagtgcaggatttaccaaggagatgctttGTTCCTACTACTGTTCTGCATAAGCCTGAATCCGTCAGCCAGGTCGTCAACAAGACTGACTTTGGTTACTGACTAcgaaatggagcaaacatcaaccacctcctctacatggaggACAACAAGCTGTgtgccaggagtgaacaagacatttattcactgatccacaccacca
This window harbors:
- the LOC115777439 gene encoding protein turtle homolog A-like is translated as MMEGPSVLPLLFLISLLTHTTKQAHLSVSSKTSQLFADAFVTLSCEEDDSSAGWTLRRNTSTETRAECGNGFGKLTGSSCDISYIDPLESGVYWCESREGAISNMVNLTVSGGSVILQCPVLPVMEGDDVTLLCQTKTTPSNLTAAFYKDGIFIGKAATGHMTIQHVSRSDEGLYKCDISGHGESPSSWITVTERHTTTPPPTSTSPPGFNLILVLLVIIGSVTAVILLVLLVLLLRCVCRKPEVRIRLQTYRQFKITNIFV